A region of the Corynebacterium falsenii genome:
CCGGCGACATCGCCTCCCAGGACGCGGAAGATATCCCCACCTACACGCCGGTGCACCACGACCGCGGGTGCATCAACGACAAGGCCCTCGACACGCTCGTGGAGCTCATCGAGGAAGCCAAGCACATCACCATCCTCGGTGGCGATGGCTGCCGCCACAGCGCAGACGATGTCATCGCCCTCGCCCAGAAGCTCGATGCCCCCGTGGGCTACAGCTACAAGGGCAAGCAGTGGCTCGAGCCCGATAACCCCAATGCCGTGGGCATGAGCGGCCTGCTGGGCTACGGCGGATGCTGGGACGCCATGCACAACGCCGATCTGCTCATCATGCTGGGCACGGACTACCCGTTCCCCACCTTCCTGCCCGATCCGGACAAGACCAAGATCGTGCAGATCGACATCAACCCCACCCACATCGGCCGCCGCGTTCCGGTGGTCCTCGGCGCCCACGGCGACGTGGGGGAGACCGCCCGCGCCCTGCTCAAGCGCGTGACACAGCGCGATGACGAAAAGTTCGTCTCCGAGCACGTGGAGACCACCAAGAAGTGGCACGAGAAGCTGCACTCGCTGGTGGAAAACCCCAACAAGGACAAGGCCATCCGCCCCGAGCTCGTCGCCCACCTTGTCAGCGAGCTCGCCGACGACGATGCCATGTTCTTCATGGACACCGGCACGCCCTGCATCTGGAACTCCCGCCACATGATCGCCAAGAAGGGTCAGGTCATGATGGGATCGTTCTCCTGGGCATCCATGGCCAACGCTTCCCCGAACAGCTTCGGCGCGAAGAAGGCCGCCCCGCACCGCCAGTCCATCGCATTCTGTGGCGACGGTGGCTTCTCTATGCTGGGCCTGGGAGACATCATCACGGAGGTGCAGCACAAGACCAACAACGTGCACATCATCTTCAACAACACCCTGCTGGACTTCGTCAACATTGAGCAGCAGGAGGCCGGCCTAGTGCCCTTCGGCACGGATCTGCCCAACCCGAACTACGCCGCCGTGGCCACCGCCCTGGGAGCGACCGGCGAGCGGGTCGAAAAGGTCGAGGATCTGCGCCCCGCCCTGGAACGCGCTCTGAACCACACCGGCGGCCCCGTTGTCCTAGACATCGTGGTGGATAAGTACGCCCTGGCCAAGCCGTCGCACATCCCGCTGGAGACCCTGGAGGGCTTCACGCTCAGCGCGATGAAGCAGTCCACGCACGGCCACCTGGGCGACATCCTCGAGGAGGCCCTCCACAACTGGAAGCTCCTCTGAGCCGACTGAGCCAACCGGGCCAACAGTTGCCCGGTTTCCGGGTTCCCGGCGCACTGTGGCGTGGCACGATGGGTGCATGAGTAGTCATGCACCCACCCCCACCCAGCCCAACGGTCCCCGGAAGATCATCCTCGATTGCGATCCCGGTCACGACGACGCCATAGCCCTCCTCCTCGCCTGGGGCACCCCAGGTGTGGACGTTTGCGCGGTCACCACGGTGGCGGGGAACCAAACCCTCGACAAGGTCACCACTAATGCTCGCGCGCTCGCGCGGGTCGGCGCCATCACCGGCGTACCCTTCGCGGCGGGCGCGGACCGGCCGCTGGTCGCACCGCAAATCATCCCGGAGGAAATCCACGGTGATAGCGGTTTGGATGGTCCGGAATTGCCGGCTGCTGGCGTCGAAAAAGATCAGCGACATGCGGTGAACCTCATCGCAGACATCATCAGAGACCACGAGCCAGGGGAAATCACGATCGTCCCGACGGGTGCGCTGACGAATATTGCGCTGTTCGCTCGGATGTACCCGGAACTGGTGGAGCGGGTCGGCGGGATCACGCTCATGGGTGGAGCGCACCACGCGGGCAACATGACGCCCGCAGCGGAATTCAACATTCTGGCGGACCCAGAGGCGGCGAAGATCGTCTTCGAAGCCGGTTGGCCCGTGACGATGGTGGGGCTGGACGTGACCCACAAGGTGCTGGCGACCCCAGACCGGATGGAGCAGCTTAAGGCTGTGGGCACGGACGTGGCGCAGTTCATCGCGGAGCTCGTGGAGTTCTTCGGCGCGGCCTACATGAAGGAGCGCCACTACCCCGGGCCGCCGATGCACGACCCGCTAGCCGTGGCGGCGGTGGCTGACCCGAGTGTGGTGCGGACCGTGCGCGCCCCCGTGTATGTGGAGACGCAGGGGCTGCACGCGCGCGGGCAAACCATCGTTGACCTGCGGCGCACGTGGAATAGCCAAGGCGGAGGCGTGGATCCCACAGCGTTGGGGATCGCGGATGATTCGGATGCGGCTGAGGGCGCTGACGGTGCTGAGGGCGCTGAGGCCATCCCGCCGCACTGGGTGGCCGTGGACGTGGACGCCGACAAGTTCTGGGATCTCCTCATCGATGCGCTGACGCGTATTGGGAATACCGGCTTCGCGAACTAAAGTCCCCACACGGACCGCTCGCGAGGGCGCTCAGCTAAGCAACGGGGTCCTCAGCTGGCCATGTCGAATTACACCTCTGCCACGGAATCCCACGGAATCCCACGGAATCCGAAGAAATCCCGAGAAATCCCAAGGAATCACCGGATGAACTCCCCAGCCCCCACCGGGCGCCCTACTTCCCCAGACCCCATCGATAGCCGCAAGGGCGGCATACCGTTGCTCATGGCGGTGCTCATTACCGCCGCGATCGCATTCCAGCTCAATGCCTCCATGCTCTCGCCGGTGCTGCGCACCATGGCCCAGGAGCTGGGTACCGACGAGGCCGCCAGCGGTCTCACCCAGACCGCCTTCTTCACCGCCGGTGCGATGTGCGGGCTGTTCCTGCCGCGACTGTCCGACATCGTGGGGCGGCGGCGCATCCTCGTCATCATGATGGCAGTGATGTCCCTCGGCGGGCTCGTGGCCGCCCTGGCACCCAACATTGGTGTGCTCATGGTCGCCCGCGCCATGCAGGGCATCGCCGGGCCCACGATCCCGCTGTGCCTCATCATCCTGCGCTCGCAGGTCAAGCAGGAGGTGCGCCTGGGCACACTCATGGGCCTACTCGCGGCCGTCAACGGCGGCGTGGCGGGCATCGATGCCATCCTCGCCGGCTGGCTCGCAGAACACTACGGTTTCCGCGCGGTGTTCTGGTTCATCGCCGTCATCGGCGCCATCGCCACCGCCGCCGTGGTGGCGTGGGCACCGGAATCCAAGCCGTCGAATAACGTCCGCATGGACTGGGTCGGCGCGGCCACGCTGGTGGTGTCCGTGCTCTCTGTCACCCTGGCCGTCAACGAGGCCGGCAAGTCCGCCGCGGCGAACTGGCCGCTCGTCGCCATCGAGGTGGTTATCGGTCTGGCCATGTTCTGGGTGTTCTGGACGTACGAGAACAAGCAGTCGCAGCCCCTGGTCGCCCCGAAGTACCTCGCCCGACGCCACACCTGGGCCCTCCTGCTCACCACCGTGCTGACCATGACCGGCGTGTTCGCCGCCGTCAACGGTGTGGCCATCTCCCTGGCACAGAACAAAACCGCAGGCTTCGGCCTGGACGCAGACTTCGCATCCCTCATCCTGCTCACCCCCTACGCCCTGGTTGGCTGGGCAGTCGGCCCGTTCGCCGGTCGCTGGGCGCCCCGGATCGGCTACACGCGCCTGATCCGCCTGAGCAACATCGCCTCTGCCGTGCTGCTGCTGGGCCTGGCGTTCGTGGGCGTGCACTCCAAGGCAGTGCTCATCATCGCCGTGATCCTGCTGGGTGTGACGTACGCGGGCATCACCAACATCGTGCTCAACAACCTCGGCGTAGTGAACTCGCCGAAGGATAACGAGGGCTTTTTGCCCGGCATGAACTCCGCTGCCTTTAACCTAGGTGCAGGAATGTCCTTCGCGGTGCTGCCGGTGTTCATGGTCGCCGGCTCGCCGGAGGGCTCCACGTCCACGGGCGGCTACACCACCGCCTTCATCGTCGGCGCCGTCATCATCGGCGTCGCCGTGCTCACCAGCCTCCTCATCCCGCGGACCACCACCGCTGAGGAAGACGGCGACATCGTCGAAGAACCTGCGGACACAGCCCACACCCCGTCCCACACCCCAACGACCAAGCGCTAACTCACTCCCCGCCACCCCCACCCAGCGCTCCCCGAGGAGGCCCCCATGGCACCGACACCCGCAGCCAAGCGGTCATCGCAGCCCGGCCCGCTGCGCAAGCTGCTGAACTATCGCCCCGATTTCCTCATCGTCGCGATCCTCACCGCCGTCGTGGTGGCTCTCCTCTTCCCCGTCCGCGGCCAGGCCGCCGACGTCGCCGACGTCATCACGAAGCTCGCCATCGCCTTCCTCTTCTTCCTCTACGGCGCGCGCCTAGCACCCAAGGAAGCGCTCAAGGGCCTCATGCAGTGGAAGCTCCACCTGGTGATCCTGGCCTTCACCTTCCTCATCTACCCCCTCCTCGGGCTGGCCCTCACACCGCTGAAATTCCTCATCGGTGAGCCGCTCTATCTGGGCATTCTCTACCTCACACTCGTCCCGTCCACGGTCCAGTCGTCAGTCGCGTTCACGAGCATCGCCCGGGGACACGTAGCGGCGTCGATCGTGGCGGCTAGTGTGTCCAGCCTGCTCGGTGTGTTTCTCACGCCCCTTCTCGTGTTGCTATTGATGTCTCATTCCGGGGGTCTTCACATCGACGCCACAACCTTCCTCGACATCGGCGTGCAACTGTTGCTGCCGTTTGCGCTGGGCCAGTTGCTGCGCCGCTGGGTGGTGAACTTCGCGAAAAGCCCGGCGACGAAGAAGGTGGACCAGATCTCCATTGCGCTGGTGGTCTACGTGAGCTTCTCCGACGGCGTGGTCTCCGGCGTGTGGAGCCGCGTGAGCTGGGTGGCCATCGTGGGGCTGCTGCTGGGATCCGTGGTGGCGGTGTATTTCATGCTGTGGCTGACCAGTGTGCTGTCGCGCAAGGCCGGGTTCAACTATGCGGATCAGGTGGCGATTCAGTTCGCTGGCACGAAGAAATCACTGGCGGCGGGGTTGCCGATGGCGGCGGTGCTGTTCGGCGGGGCGAGCTTGGGGATGATGATCCTGCCGCTGATGATCTTCCACCAGGTGCAGTTGATCATCTGCTCGCTGCGCGCAAGTGCGTATGCGCGGAAGTACGAGGAAGCCCCGGAGGCTGCGCGGACCTGGTAGCGGGGGCGTGCGGGGCGGTTTACGGGGCGTTCAGTTCGCGGGGGGCGCAGGGCCGTAGCTTTCGGGGCCGCAGGACGCCGCAGGACGCCGCAGAACTAGGTGCGCTTGGCGTACCCCATGCGAGGGCGGAAGCCGGCGGGGTGCTTGGCCTGCGCTGCGGCGTCTGCGATGACGAGGCGGAAGCGGGGCTGCATGGGCGGCAGCTGGCTGATGGGGAACCAGCCGACATCCACGGATTCATCGTCGGCGACGCGGGGTGTGTCGTCGGCGTCATCTACGACGCTGCAGCGCATGGTGGTGTCCATGTAGCTGGTGACATCACCGTTCGGATACTCCACCGGCCCCACCTGGCCGACGCCCAACAGCGCCTCCACCTGCACGTTCAACCCGGTTTCCTCTAGTACCTCGCGGACGGCGGCGTGGTGCGGCTCTTCGCGGGGATCCACGATGCCGGTGACCGGGGTCCACTGCTGATTGTCGGCGCGCTTGACCAGCAAGACCTCGGGGACCGCCCAGATCGGCGCGTCTGCTGGTGGTTGCTTGAGCACAATTGCCGTGACGCCGGGGAGCCACAGCTCATCGTGGCCGATGCGTTCGCGGAGGGTGAGGATGAACTCGGGGGTTGGCATGGTTCTCACACTA
Encoded here:
- a CDS encoding thiamine pyrophosphate-dependent enzyme — encoded protein: MSKPTVADQMWDMLAEAGVKRVYGIVGDALNPTMDALSRHKNIEFVHVRNEEWGAFAASADARISEGPVAVCGTAGPGVTHLLNGLLDAKHERSKVIAVAGDVETELIDTEAIEEISPYDLFRTASLYTGRVVNRKQAPQVFAQAINTCVAESGPTVIALPGDIASQDAEDIPTYTPVHHDRGCINDKALDTLVELIEEAKHITILGGDGCRHSADDVIALAQKLDAPVGYSYKGKQWLEPDNPNAVGMSGLLGYGGCWDAMHNADLLIMLGTDYPFPTFLPDPDKTKIVQIDINPTHIGRRVPVVLGAHGDVGETARALLKRVTQRDDEKFVSEHVETTKKWHEKLHSLVENPNKDKAIRPELVAHLVSELADDDAMFFMDTGTPCIWNSRHMIAKKGQVMMGSFSWASMANASPNSFGAKKAAPHRQSIAFCGDGGFSMLGLGDIITEVQHKTNNVHIIFNNTLLDFVNIEQQEAGLVPFGTDLPNPNYAAVATALGATGERVEKVEDLRPALERALNHTGGPVVLDIVVDKYALAKPSHIPLETLEGFTLSAMKQSTHGHLGDILEEALHNWKLL
- a CDS encoding nucleoside hydrolase translates to MSSHAPTPTQPNGPRKIILDCDPGHDDAIALLLAWGTPGVDVCAVTTVAGNQTLDKVTTNARALARVGAITGVPFAAGADRPLVAPQIIPEEIHGDSGLDGPELPAAGVEKDQRHAVNLIADIIRDHEPGEITIVPTGALTNIALFARMYPELVERVGGITLMGGAHHAGNMTPAAEFNILADPEAAKIVFEAGWPVTMVGLDVTHKVLATPDRMEQLKAVGTDVAQFIAELVEFFGAAYMKERHYPGPPMHDPLAVAAVADPSVVRTVRAPVYVETQGLHARGQTIVDLRRTWNSQGGGVDPTALGIADDSDAAEGADGAEGAEAIPPHWVAVDVDADKFWDLLIDALTRIGNTGFAN
- a CDS encoding MFS transporter, which codes for MNSPAPTGRPTSPDPIDSRKGGIPLLMAVLITAAIAFQLNASMLSPVLRTMAQELGTDEAASGLTQTAFFTAGAMCGLFLPRLSDIVGRRRILVIMMAVMSLGGLVAALAPNIGVLMVARAMQGIAGPTIPLCLIILRSQVKQEVRLGTLMGLLAAVNGGVAGIDAILAGWLAEHYGFRAVFWFIAVIGAIATAAVVAWAPESKPSNNVRMDWVGAATLVVSVLSVTLAVNEAGKSAAANWPLVAIEVVIGLAMFWVFWTYENKQSQPLVAPKYLARRHTWALLLTTVLTMTGVFAAVNGVAISLAQNKTAGFGLDADFASLILLTPYALVGWAVGPFAGRWAPRIGYTRLIRLSNIASAVLLLGLAFVGVHSKAVLIIAVILLGVTYAGITNIVLNNLGVVNSPKDNEGFLPGMNSAAFNLGAGMSFAVLPVFMVAGSPEGSTSTGGYTTAFIVGAVIIGVAVLTSLLIPRTTTAEEDGDIVEEPADTAHTPSHTPTTKR
- a CDS encoding bile acid:sodium symporter family protein; the encoded protein is MAPTPAAKRSSQPGPLRKLLNYRPDFLIVAILTAVVVALLFPVRGQAADVADVITKLAIAFLFFLYGARLAPKEALKGLMQWKLHLVILAFTFLIYPLLGLALTPLKFLIGEPLYLGILYLTLVPSTVQSSVAFTSIARGHVAASIVAASVSSLLGVFLTPLLVLLLMSHSGGLHIDATTFLDIGVQLLLPFALGQLLRRWVVNFAKSPATKKVDQISIALVVYVSFSDGVVSGVWSRVSWVAIVGLLLGSVVAVYFMLWLTSVLSRKAGFNYADQVAIQFAGTKKSLAAGLPMAAVLFGGASLGMMILPLMIFHQVQLIICSLRASAYARKYEEAPEAARTW
- a CDS encoding NUDIX hydrolase; protein product: MPTPEFILTLRERIGHDELWLPGVTAIVLKQPPADAPIWAVPEVLLVKRADNQQWTPVTGIVDPREEPHHAAVREVLEETGLNVQVEALLGVGQVGPVEYPNGDVTSYMDTTMRCSVVDDADDTPRVADDESVDVGWFPISQLPPMQPRFRLVIADAAAQAKHPAGFRPRMGYAKRT